In Oncorhynchus mykiss isolate Arlee chromosome 1, USDA_OmykA_1.1, whole genome shotgun sequence, the following proteins share a genomic window:
- the LOC110527082 gene encoding tumor-associated calcium signal transducer 2 — protein MKIWIALLLATFAVGASAQCTCESFKWATCDGTPCQCGVMVGTGEMQNLNCSNLVPKCFLMKAEMYRARKGLSTRTGGKPDKTAFVDNDGIYDPDCETTGAFRAKQCNNTKECWCVNSAGVRRTDKGDESLRCEKLVETYWVRLELKHKPVNNAVDAAKLQAAIATAIQNRYSFDKTFVKEVEYDPEARLIVVDVKKEKGDRKADLSRMAYYMEKDVKVLPLFKDQAKFEPSVDGQKLEMEDILVYYVDEEGPTFTMKRLTGGVIAVIVVVILAVAAGLLVLYLARRRERGYSKAEPREMEAM, from the exons ATGAAGATTTGGATTGCACTTCTTCTTGCGACTTTCGCAGTGGGTGCATCAGCTCAAT GCACATGTGAGAGTTTCAAGTGGGCTACATGTGATGGCACCCCTTGTCAGTGTGGCGTTATGGTGGGAACTGGTGAAATGCAGAACCTGAACTGCTCTAACT TGGTCCCCAAATGCTTCCTGATGAAGGCAGAGATGTACCGTGCTAGGAAAGGCCTGTCCACTCGTACCGGAGGAAAGCCAGACAAGACCGCCTTTGTGGACAACGATGGCATCTACGACCCAGACTGTGAGACCACTGGTGCTTTCCGGGCCAAGCAGTGCAATAACACTAAGGAGTGTTGGTGTGTCAACAGTGCTGGCGTGCGCAGAACCGACAAGGGAGACGAGAGCCTTCGGTGTGAGAAGTTGGTGGAGACCTA TTGGGTTCGCCTGGAGCTCAAGCACAAGCCAGTGAACAACGCTGTGGATGCTGCCAAGTTGCAGGC TGCCATAGCAACTGCCATCCAGAACCGTTACAGCTTTGACAAGACCTTTGTGAAGGAGGTGGAGTACGACCCTGAGGCTCGCCTGATCGTTGTCGATGTCAAGAAGGAGAAGGGAGACCGCAAGGCCGACCTGTCTCGTATGGCTTACTACATGGAGAAAGAC GTTAAGGTGCTGCCACTGTTCAAGGACCAGGCTAAGTTTGAACCCAGTGTGGACGGTCAGAAGCTGGAGATGGAGGATATCTTGGTGTACTATGTAGACGAGGAGGGCCCCACCTTCACCATGAAGAGGCTGACCGGGGGAGTTATCGCCGTCATCGTGGTGGTCATCCTGGCCGTGGCCGCCGGACTGCTGGTCCTCTACCTTGCGAGGAGGCGAGAGCGGGGGTACAGCAAAGCAGAG CCCAGAGAGATGGAGGCCATGTAG
- the si:ch73-105b23.6 gene encoding fibrillin-3 produces the protein MDLDECSIGRCSPFSTCANFPGSFTCECRAGYRGNGITCEDLDECSLAQQCHSNALCTNLAGTFNCQCQVGYSGDGAIQCVDVNECLVENGGCQNKATCVNSKGSFSCLCPPGFNLVNRTTCQDIDECQAMEKPCHLNERCSNTEGAYECPCRVGFARPTATKACTDIDECKVNNPCHVNATCLNTVGSHTCTCKHGFIGNGSRCEDVNECAEEGTCHSRALCANIPGDFSCSCQQGFFGDGFRCQDVDECVLSNAATCPPISKCVNSPGAYVCSCRNGTVAYNDTCVAPSPRCAPACHRHGLCHRSPAGFQCVCDLGFEGDGLACSDIDECQKNVCPQNETKCVNIPGSFSCLCKVGYRQNGTNCVDVDECVSGDKECSEFAQCVNTVGSHLCFCLSGFTGNGKNCSDIDECQNQNGGCHPIASCSNTAGSHNCICPSGTEGTGIECQDVDECADNSTKPHNCSRLAQCNNTDGSYLCLCQEGYQGDGFVCEDVDECLSPSTCGRNLTCHNTPGGYNCTCILGLAYEAGTCVSVENCLNASRACHPHAACHPTKGSFYCHCQGGFHGNGVACWDVDECSQSGREYCPEFSYCFNTEGSYTCDCWDGYQDNGTHCMDVDECEAGNYTCPDNSTCTNTEGSYRCRCDLGFLASNNSQCLDLDECVLGLARCPDSSDCQNTPGSFVCNCWDGYQGNGTGCQDIDECLDNSTCLENSTCVNTYGSFLCPCNVGFLSINDRCEDIEDCSDHDLGPLCINGTCMNTIGSFFCLCYVGFWSNDTECVDVDECSEVYSNSSTSVSVCQPFSTCINLPGSYQCPCNSGFLLNGTDCQDVDECNDPEGAPCPDHSVCKNTIGSLLCPCLDGYEPGAQGNDTVCGDIDECLFNTTCRVDQVCTNLPGTYHCDCPGGYHEDVGACVDTDECGNSKGAEVCHPSARCWNTPGSYTCLCSQGYTGNGTWCEDVDECSVLTAPCHKRALCYNTPGSFLCVCHPGLLGIGALCVDLDECQQNNGGCHSAATCSNSVGGFQCHCVSGWDTRGERGGHGDRGCVDQDECVSPSACPAHTSCRNYPGSFNCSCASNNTVCIELAKESDLYPFGDEVGDIGVWLDTKDGNSPYITPPMGFPFIGKLYDRVYFSDNGLIQFQSISQNEQFLLPVPFPTGFRGNEGLAMLAVFWDDADLTLGEGKLFYQEYHKLNMSDRYSQIVFSRTADDVTRFEERNDKPAFTPAWILKITWDHVMAVSYQKINYSEANTFQCILTTDGERSFALLRFGEMYWGPGQRIHHDALTGYTDGGAHFFNETTDPTNLFGPGGRYRPQEVKGNTGQLGQLVYDLTGPTEREQDPKMRCQVWALKEPEPKEWAKGVSSCPCTRAQALEDLAFGPETLPPNQQDRVRVTELRGLRWGGSGGHVFQSILSNRHGSGKRCVYDPQGPLLAGYSERYFSGATAQKHIDEDLLPFQWCCIQSPLCHLYLAKRPLDRCQGYGWVSPDCCITAAKATQGIGMVYGSLHFITFDGTEYSFKALGEFVIVRLSSYTGSNIFTLQGETCELKTDGQARRVPTVVRMAAFHQGIGKVEWRCAESGEGLEVLVDNVKVPVFVGVVHMGKEGFAVRCTSASSCAAVYAGGLHVVVWRVGGGGGAQQLAALVEVPQTFYNRTVGLLGFWSSNRTDDFLQSDGKLMISPKSNPPPEESLRQFGLSWAVPVPESLLFSIPPTGRFTPASTEELMSVSPAVQDRLRRTCQGSLQCVHDILASNDTGLGLQSLESQELYHKLATVFGNMPPIVTEPTVIRCKVKSTVRVQISTQDSNLDPISFSLLFPRPPQASVGKSDGILTWTPLNIQPVYLTIRVDDQLLSSQFTPILQVCNCLNGGTCQYNSIVDNHLQGRFLVVGCLCPKGFSGKFCGNTTDVCKGKPCFPGVQCQSQGEPDQFTCGECPSPTIYGDKQGYKCFENDLCLPPFPFPCHTMADCLSSGYNYTCRCKPGFTGDGRNCTDINECLDPSACRNAKFECVNTPGSVRCSCRYQSTEETDGCGDSANPPGFNVFNVSLGWRNQGSGGEGLRQLEEILSMGFQNKFYSAVTKRPMQGSGLDEYRINVSSDTPHWYIRDYLTRVSAYYSIKTADVGDLDECKSNEAVCRQPALCANTYGGYRCVCNGTTDVDYTQSCILDMGGLNRTGIAVAQMAEDKKPLILGLVLGIGIPVLLLLSALACFCCSRKKTITGEIPQLLPEYVQEQYNPPPFNYSDPALHYNVHVSPRVIDDLTPRKHRSTNFTHA, from the exons ATGGACCTGGATGAGTGTAGCATCGGGCGCTGTAGCCCCTTCTCCACCTGTGCCAACTTCCCGGGCTCCTTCACCTGtgagtgcagggcagggtacaggggCAACGGCATCACCTGCGAGGACTTGGACGAGTGCTCCTTGGCACAGCAGTGCCACTCCAATGCCCTCTGCACCAACCTTGCGGGCACGTTCAACTGCCAATGCCAGGTAGGCTACTCCGGGGATGGGGCGATCCAGTGTGTGGACGTGAACGAGTGTCTGGTGGAAAACGGAGGCTGCCAGAACAAAGCCACCTGCGTCAATAGTAAAGGTTCCTTCTCCTGTCTGTGTCCGCCTGGGTTCAACCTGGTCAACCGCACCACATGCCAGGACATAGACGAGTGCCAGGCCATGGAGAAGCCATGCCACCTCAATGAACGCTGCTCAAACACTGAGGGGGCGTATGAGTGCCCCTGCCGGGTGGGCTTTGCCCGCCCCACAGCGACCAAGGCCTGCACGGATATCGACGAGTGCAAAGTCAACAACCCCTGCCACGTCAACGCCACATGTTTGAACACAGTGGGCTCCCATACCTGTACCTGTAAGCACGGATTCATAGGCAACGGCTCCAGGTGTGAGGATGTGAACGAGTGTGCTGAAGAAGGCACATGCCACTCACGGGCACTGTGTGCCAACATACCCGGGGATTTCTCCTGCTCCTGCCAGCAGGGCTTCTTTGGGGATGGCTTCCGGTGCCAGGATGTGGATGAGTGTGTCCTTTCCAACGCCGCCACCTGTCCCCCCATCTCAAAGTGTGTCAACTCCCCCGGAGCCTACGTCTGCTCCTGTAGGAATGGCACAGTGGCCTATAATGACACCTGTGTGGCCCCCAGTCCCCGGTGTGCCCCTGCCTGCCACCGTCATGGGCTCTGCCACCGCTCGCCCGCTggcttccagtgtgtgtgtgacctaggCTTTGAGGGGGATGGACTCGCCTGTTCGGATATAGATGAGTGTCAGAAGAATGTGTGCCCTCAGAATGAGACAAAGTGTGTGAATATCCCAGGCTCTTTTTCCTGTCTCTGCAAAGTGGGCTACAGACAGAACGGGACAAACTGCGTTG atgTGGATGAGTGTGTGTCTGGAGACAAGGAGTGCAGTGAGTTTGCCCAGTGTGTGAACACAGTAGGGAGTcacctctgtttctgtctcagtGGCTTCACTGGCAATGGGAAGAACTGTTCTG ACATTGATGAGTGCCAAAACCAAAATGGAGGATGCCACCCCATTGCCAGCTGCTCAAACACTGCCGGATCACACAACTGTATCTGCCCGTCTGGCACCGAGGGCACTGGCATTGAGTGTCAGGATGTTGACGAGTGTGCCGACAACTCCACCAAGCCCCACAACTGCAGTCGCCTGGCCCAATGCAACAACACGGACGGTTCCTACCTCTGTCTGTGCCAGGAGGGGTACCAGGGGGACGGGTTCGTCTGTGAGGACGTGGACGAGTGTCTCTCACCCTCCACCTGTGGGAGGAACTTGACATGCCACAACACCCCCGGGGGGTACAACTGCACCTGCATTCTGGGACTAGCCTACGAAGCAGGCACGTGTGTGAGCGTGGAGAACTGCCTGAACGCCAGCCGGGCGTGCCACCCTCACGCAGCGTGCCACCCCACCAAGGGCTCCTTCTACTGCCACTGCCAGGGTGGTTTCCATGGCAACGGGGTGGCCTGCTGGGATGTGGATGAGTGTAGCCAATCGGGGCGGGAGTACTGCCCGGAGTTCTCCTACTGCTTCAACACAGAAGGCTCCTATACGTGTGACTGTTGGGATGGTTACCAGGACAATGGGACACACTGCATGGATGTGGATGAGTGTGAGGCGGGGAACTACACCTGTCCTGACAACAGCACCTGTACCAACACAGAGGGCAGCTACCGCTGCCGCTGTGATCTGGGCTTCCTGGCTAGTAACAACTCTCAGTGTCTGGATCTTGACGAGTGTGTCTTGGGGCTGGCGCGATGCCCGGATAGCTCAGATTGCCAGAACACACCCGGCTCCTTTGTCTGTAACTGCTGGGACGGTTACCAGGGCAATGGCACAGGCTGCCAGGATATCGACGAATGCCTGGACAACTCCACCTGTCTTGAGAACAGCACCTGCGTCAACACCTATGGCAGCTTCCTGTGTCCCTGTAACGTAGGATTCCTCAGTATAAATGATCGGTGTGAGGATATCGAGGACTGTTCGGACCACGACCTCGGGCCGCTTTGTATCAACGGAACATGCATGAACACCATTGGTTCATTCTTCTGCTTATGCTACGTGGGCTTCTGGAGCAACGATACTGAGTGTGTGGATGTGGATGAGTGTTCTGAGGTGTATTCCAACTCCTCTACCTCGGTCTCTGTCTGCCAGCCCTTCTCCACCTGTATAAACCTCCCTGGCTCCTATCAGTGTCCCTGTAATAGTGGCTTCCTCCTGAACGGCACAGATTGCCAGGATGTAGACGAGTGTAACGACCCGGAGGGCGCCCCCTGCCCTGATCACTCCGTGTGCAAAAACACTATTGGCTCCCTCCTTTGTCCCTGTCTGGACGGGTATGAGCCAGGGGCACAAGGCAATGACACGGTGTGCGGGGATATTGACGAGTGCCTCTTTAATACCACATGTCGCGTTGACCAGGTGTGCACTAACTTGCCCGGGACGTACCACTGTGACTGTCCCGGGGGGTACCATGAGGATGTGGGAGCGTGTGTGGATACGGATGAATGTGGGAATAGTAAGGGTGCTGAGGTGTGTCACCCCTCGGCGCGCTGTTGGAACACTCCAGGCTCCTACACATGCCTCTGCTCCCAGGGCTACACGGGCAACGGCACCTGGTGCGAGGACGTGGATGAGTGCTCCGTCCTGACGGCGCCCTGTCACAAACGCGCCCTCTGCTACAACACGCCCGGgtcattcctgtgtgtgtgccaCCCAGGACTCCTGGGCATCGGGGCCCTGTGTGTGGACCTGGACGAGTGCCAACAGAACAATGGAGGATGCCACTCTGCTGCCACCTGTTCTAACTCTGTGGGGGGGTTCCAATGCCACTGTGTCAGTGGCTGGGATaccaggggggagagaggggggcatgGGGACAGAGGGTGTGTTGACCAGGACGAGTGTGTGTCGCCCTCGGCATGCCCCGCCCACACGTCCTGTAGAAACTACCCAGGGTCCTTCAACTGCTCCTGTGCCTCTAACAACACTGTTTGTATTGAGCTGGCTAAGG AGAGTGATTTGTACCCGTTTGGTGATGAGGTGGGAGATATAGGAGTGTGGTTGGACACAAAAGATGGGAACTCTCCTTACATCACACCACCTATGGGTTTCCCCTTCATAGGCAAGTTGTACGATCGGGTCTAT TTCTCAGATAATGGACTCATTCAGTTCCAGTCTATCAGTCAGAACGAGCAGTTCCTGCTTCCTGTCCCTTTCCCTACGGGTTTCCGTGGCAACGAGGGCCTGGCAATGCTGGCCGTGTTCTGGGACGATGCTGACCTCACCCTCGGGGAGGGGAAGCTGTTCTATCAG gaATACCACAAGCTGAATATGTCAGATAGATATTCCCAAATTGTCTTCAGCCGTACAGCGGACGATGTGACGCGGTTTGAGGAACGGAACGACAAACCTGCGTTCACCCCAGCCTGGATTTTAAAGATCACTTGGGATCATGTGATGGCTGTCTCCTATCAGAAAATCAACTACTCTGAG GCTAACACCTTCCAGTGCATCCTGACTACGGACGGGGAGCGCTCCTTTGCCCTCTTACGCTTTGGGGAGATGTACTGGGGTCCTGGCCAGAGGATCCACCATGACGCCCTCACAGGCTACACCGACGGTGGAGCCCACTTTTTCAACGAGACCACGGATCCAACAAATCTGTTTGGCCCAGGGGGGCGGTATAGACCTCAGGAGGTGAAGGGGAACACAGGTCAGCTGGGTCAGCTGGTGTATGACCTGACAGGGCCCACAGAGCGCGAACAGGACCCAAAGATGAGGTGCCAGGTGTGGGCCCTAAAAGAGCCCGAGCCGAAGGAGTGGGCCAAGGGGGTGTCCTCGTGCCCCTGTACCCGCGCCCAAGCACTGGAGGACTTGGCCTTCGGGCCTGAGACCCTGCCCCCCAACCAGCAGGATCGGGTACGGGTGACGGAGCTACGGGGGCTGCGCTGGGGGGGCAGTGGGGGTCACGTATTCCAGTCCATCCTGTCCAATCGGCACGGCTCAGGGAAGAGATGTGTGTATGACCCACAAGGTCCCCTGTTGGCTGGATACAGTGAGCGCTACTTCTCTGGAGCCACTGCACAGAAACACATAG aTGAGGATCTCCTTCCGTTCCAGTGGTGTTGTATCCAGTCTCCTCTGTGCCACCTCTATCTGGCCAAGAGACCCCTGGACCGTTGCCAAGGTTACGGCTGGGTGAGCCCCGACTGCTGCATAACCGCGGCCAAGGCAACACAGGGCATTG GCATGGTGTACGGCAGCCTTCATTTCATCACCTTCGATGGGACTGAGTACTCCTTCAAGGCCCTCGGCGAGTTTGTCATTGTGCGCCTCTCCTCCTACACAGGCTCCAATATCTTCACGCTGCAGGGTGAGACGTGCGAGCTGAAGACGGACGGACAGGCTAGACGGGTCCCCACGGTGGTGAGGATGGCTGCTTTTCACCAGGGCATCGGCAAG gttgaGTGGCGGTGTGCAGAGTCAGGAGAGGGACTGGAGGTCCTGGTGGATAATGTGAAGGTCCCAGTCTTTGTCG GTGTGGTGCACATGGGCAAGGAGGGTTTTGCGGTGCGCTGTACTTCGGCCAGTAGCTGTGCGGCAGTGTACGCTGGGGGGCTCCACGTGGTGGTGTGGAGGgtgggtggaggtggtggtgcacAGCAGTTGGCCGCCCTGGTGGAGGTCCCCCAGACCTTCTACAACCGCACAGTGGGCCTCCTGGGCTTCTGGAGCTCCAACCGCACCGATGACTTCCTGCAGTCTGACGGGAAGCTGATGATCTCCCCCAAGAGCAACCCTCCCCCGGAGGAGAGCCTGCGCCAATTTGGCCTGTCCT GGGCTGTGCCTGTTCCAGAGAGCCTGCTCTTCTCCATCCCACCCACTGGTCGGTTTACTCCAGCCTCGACAGAGGAGCTGATGTCAGTGAGTCCAGCTGTACAAGACAGACTGAGGAGGACATGTCAGGGCAGTTTGCAGTGTGTTCATGACATCCTGGCTTCTAACGACACTGGACTGGGTTTGCAGAGTCTGGAGTCCCAGGAGCTGTACCACAAGCTGGCTACGGTGTTTG GGAACATGCCTCCCATAGTGACTGAGCCCACGGTGATCCGTTGTAAGGTCAAATCCACCGTCCGCGTGCAGATCAGCACTCAAGACTCCAACCTAGACCCTATAAGCTTCTCACTGCTCTTCCCCAGACCACCACAAGCATCTGTTGGGAAAA GTGATGGTATATTGACCTGGACACCACTCAACATCCAGCCAGTCTACCTGACCATCAGAGTTGATGACCAGCTGTTGAGCTCTCAGTTCACCCCCATCCTGCAGGTGTGCAACTGCCTCAACGGTGGCACCTGCCAATATAACAGCATAGTGGACAACCATCTGCAGGGGAGATTTCTG GTGGTAGGGTGTCTGTGCCCTAAGGGTTTCAGTGGGAAATTCTGTGGGAATACCACCGACGTGTGTAAAGGGAAGCCTTGCTTCCCAGGAGTGCAGTGCCAGTCCCAGGGAGAGCCAGACCAGTTCACCTGTGGAGAGTGCCCCTCACCCACCATCTACGGGGACAAGCAGGGATACAAGTGCTTTGAGAATG acctctgcctccctcccttcccctttcCCTGTCACACGATGGCCGACTGCCTCAGCTCAGGGTACAACTACACCTGCAGGTGTAAGCCTGGCTTTACTGGGGACGGCCGCAACTGCACAG ACATAAATGAGTGCCTGGATCCATCGGCCTGTCGTAACGCTAAGTTTGAGTGTGTGAACACGCCAGGGTCCGTCCGATGCTCCTGTCGCTACCAGAGCACTGAGGAAACCGATGGCTGTG GGGACTCTGCCAATCCACCAG GGTTCAATGTCTTCAACGTGTCCTTGGGCTGGAGGAACCAGGGGTCtggaggagaggggctgaggcag CTGGAGGAGATTCTGTCAATGGGCTTCCAGAACAAGTTCTACAGCGCTGTGACGAAACGGCCGATGCAGGGCTCAGGTCTGGATGAGTACAGGATCAACGTGTCCAGTGACACACCCCACTGGTACATCAGAGACTACCTGACCCGCGTCAGTGCTTACTACAGCATCAAAACCGCTGACGTTGGAG ACTTGGATGAGTGTAAATCAAATGAGGCTGTGTGTAGGCAACCTGCTCTTTGTGCCAACACTTACGGAgggtacaggtgtgtgtgtaacggGACCACCGACGTCGACTACACCCAATCCTGCATTTTAG ACATGGGTGGTTTGAACAGGACGGGGATAGCCGTGGCCCAGATGGCGGAGGATAAGAAGCCCCTGATCCTGGGCCTGGTTTTAGGCATCGGGatccctgtcctcctcctactGTCTGCCCTCGCCTGCTTCTGCTGTTCCCGCAAGAAGACCATCACAGGAGA AATTCCTCAGTTGTTACCCGAATATGTTCAGGAGCAGTACAACCCTCCGCCCTTCAACTACTCGGACCCGGCTCTACACTACAACGTCCACGTCAGCCCGCGCGTCATCGACGACCTTACACCCAGGAAGCATCGCAGTACAAACTTCACACACGCTTGA